The stretch of DNA GGATGGCGGATGCCAGCTCATCGAAGACATGTTGGAACGAGCGCGTCTTGGTACCATCGGCCGTTGACCGCGTGTTGCCGTGCATGGGATCGCATTGCCAGACCACCAAGTGGCCAGTCTTCTGAACCGCATCGATGTGCTTTGGCAGCATGTCGGCAATCTTGTCCTTGCCGTACCTGGTGATGAGCATCACTTTTCCAATCTCGCGATCGGGATTGACAGTGTCCAGGAGGAGGGCAAGGTCTTCAGGTTTAGTGGACGGGCCGACCTTGATGCCAATGGGATTCTCCACGCCGCGTGCGTATTCCACATGTGCATGATCGGGTTGGCGGGTTCGGTCACCGATCCAGATGAGATGGGCACTCGTGTTGTAGTAGCCTGTGGGCTCGCCTTGAGAGGCTTTTGTATCGACTGCGGATGGCCTCCTCGTTGTGGAGCGAGTTGCGTTGCTCGGTCGCTTGAGCTTCCTGGTGAGAGCTTCCTCATACGCTAGCAGTAGTGCTTCGTGTGAGGTGAATAGGTCGACGCTACTCAGTCCGCTCGCGGCATCTGCGCCGATCGTGTTCATGAAGCGTAAGCTCTCCCGAATTGTGTTCACAATCCTGCTGTACTTCTCGAGTAGATCCTGGTCGCCGACATGTCCTAAACTCCAATCCATGGGATGATGCAAGTCTGCAATTCCAGAAGAGAGTTGAGCGCGCACATAGTTTAGTGTAGCGGCAGAATGAAAGTAGGCCTGTACCAGTCTGTCGGGATCGATCTTGCGATCATTGGGATGGAAGCTGTTCAAAATATCGCCTCGATAGCTTGGTATCTCCTGGCCTTCATGCATCTCTGTTGGCTTGCTTCTTGGCTTTGCGTATTGTCCTATCGGGTGTTAGCATACAGACGGTAATGTGGCCGCATATCGACGCTAGAC from Cercospora beticola chromosome 1, complete sequence encodes:
- the ARO8 gene encoding Aromatic/aminoadipate aminotransferase 1, with the translated sequence MASGAGASQGAAVPSQPTTTNGAFSPWSPDSWRSKPIVQAVEYEDPQAVKAALTKLEHLPPLVTPLEIWKLRNALRDVALGKAFLLQGGDCAELFDYCHDDSIDSKIKLLLQMSLVLIWGGNKPVVRIARMAGQYAKPRSKPTEMHEGQEIPSYRGDILNSFHPNDRKIDPDRLVQAYFHSAATLNYVRAQLSSGIADLHHPMDWSLGHVGDQDLLEKYSRIVNTIRESLRFMNTIGADAASGLSSVDLFTSHEALLLAYEEALTRKLKRPSNATRSTTRRPSAVDTKASQGEPTGYYNTSAHLIWIGDRTRQPDHAHVEYARGVENPIGIKVGPSTKPEDLALLLDTVNPDREIGKVMLITRYGKDKIADMLPKHIDAVQKTGHLVVWQCDPMHGNTRSTADGTKTRSFQHVFDELASAIHIHRQQGTYLGGVHLELTGDAVTECTGGSQGIDDADLSKAYRTFCDPRLNEKQALELAFLVADSLRDSVAPAAGA